In Halosegnis marinus, one genomic interval encodes:
- a CDS encoding PQQ-binding-like beta-propeller repeat protein yields the protein MVRYDASNTGSIPDTTGPKTAPTETWQTDQTLGSPARPTTLRDVLFTNATNGIAGFTTDGERRWAYRTNQPDFNPTPPVVVDDRVFATRTTALFALDAKVGAERWVFTPSRQTNRLSAPAVAGDTVYVVGQHPEHPPTLWALARGDGTVRWRVELGGETAAPPIVDGGAVYCVTTNGGLYAVDIDDRTTTWTRSLSPVVGPPAVGASGVFVPLDDEVVAYGTDGSSRWRTPGVTGPRSAHDGLVASNGTVYGVRPDEQGLVALSTETGDEQWRVQQSTDTRSPIVVDETVYAQDTAGSIRALSTADGVEQWSTRGLPREATGITVTGGGLIVGGDGLLARYD from the coding sequence ATGGTGCGGTACGACGCGTCGAACACTGGCTCGATACCCGACACGACTGGCCCAAAGACCGCACCGACCGAGACCTGGCAGACCGACCAGACCCTCGGGAGTCCGGCCCGGCCGACGACGCTGCGGGACGTTCTGTTTACCAACGCCACCAACGGCATCGCGGGGTTCACGACGGATGGCGAGCGTCGCTGGGCCTATCGAACGAACCAGCCGGACTTCAACCCGACACCCCCGGTGGTTGTCGATGATCGGGTATTCGCGACCCGAACGACCGCGCTGTTTGCTCTCGACGCGAAGGTCGGCGCCGAGCGGTGGGTGTTCACCCCCTCCCGGCAAACTAACCGCCTCAGTGCCCCCGCTGTCGCGGGTGATACTGTCTACGTCGTCGGCCAACACCCGGAGCACCCACCGACGCTGTGGGCGTTGGCTCGCGGTGACGGTACTGTCCGTTGGCGGGTGGAATTGGGCGGCGAGACGGCGGCGCCACCGATTGTGGACGGCGGAGCGGTCTACTGTGTCACGACGAACGGCGGGTTGTACGCCGTCGACATCGATGACCGAACTACGACGTGGACGCGGTCGCTCTCGCCCGTCGTGGGGCCGCCTGCCGTAGGTGCGAGCGGTGTGTTCGTCCCGCTTGACGACGAAGTTGTCGCGTACGGGACGGACGGCTCGTCCCGATGGCGAACTCCGGGCGTGACGGGGCCACGCAGCGCACACGACGGGTTAGTCGCGAGCAACGGGACGGTCTACGGTGTACGTCCCGACGAACAGGGGCTTGTCGCTCTGTCAACCGAGACCGGCGACGAGCAGTGGCGAGTCCAACAGTCCACGGACACCAGGTCACCAATCGTCGTTGACGAAACCGTCTACGCACAGGATACTGCCGGCAGTATCCGTGCTCTCTCGACAGCGGACGGGGTCGAACAGTGGTCGACGCGCGGGCTACCCCGTGAGGCGACCGGCATCACGGTCACCGGCGGCGGACTCATCGTGGGCGGTGACGGGCTGTTGGCGCGGTACGACTGA
- a CDS encoding DUF6498-containing protein: MSILKLNILPRSFEFPLYSESVVVAIGNLVPIIGVAVAGWRPETLLLVYLAELATICLWAAVQTLFARKRPNNFLRRALNDSRRRFELLGPLQQKRGSTGLARPLPPIYLRNVPTFITALVVTFVVVSMGFVLVALTRPTITQSVAASFLIGGTTVVVGRSIAIWRQFFSAGGYEEHSPRSVLLNPAKYLFVLGVLFIVFLGLESGGAETPLVSPRLAVVGLAIGKLGYDVRTLQLARNPQRRSWFAKLYGSQKSEISPEPVTMPDSSPKARFSMSRSTALIDALGSGVRYVFWNGEVTAVLGLLVALGIIAESSGILLSVGALAILLGSVRSLTRYLRYGTLEYRCYTDQLVVFDRLLGEPQSKVAVGDVAGVTVTQDRVDERLSTETLDFEVTNPPEVPEIQMLAPPPEEVKTSDIANQSVPLTVRHLSNAGAVLECLGLSETRGQQSTN; this comes from the coding sequence ATGAGCATATTGAAACTGAATATCTTGCCCCGTAGCTTCGAGTTCCCACTATACAGCGAATCAGTCGTCGTCGCAATCGGAAACCTCGTCCCTATCATCGGCGTCGCAGTCGCCGGGTGGCGGCCCGAGACTCTCCTGTTGGTCTATCTAGCCGAGCTCGCAACGATCTGCCTCTGGGCCGCCGTTCAGACGCTGTTCGCTCGGAAGCGGCCGAACAATTTCCTCAGACGGGCGTTGAACGACTCGCGACGCCGATTCGAACTCCTCGGCCCCTTGCAACAGAAGCGCGGTTCGACCGGACTCGCCAGGCCGCTGCCACCGATATATCTCCGAAACGTGCCGACGTTCATTACGGCACTCGTGGTCACGTTCGTAGTCGTGAGCATGGGATTCGTGTTGGTCGCTCTCACCCGTCCGACGATTACGCAATCGGTTGCGGCCTCGTTCTTGATCGGTGGGACGACGGTAGTTGTCGGACGTTCGATAGCCATCTGGCGCCAGTTCTTCTCCGCCGGGGGATACGAGGAGCACTCGCCTCGGTCGGTTCTCCTGAATCCGGCCAAGTATCTCTTCGTCCTCGGTGTGTTGTTCATCGTCTTTCTGGGCCTCGAGTCTGGTGGCGCCGAAACTCCGCTCGTGTCTCCCCGCCTGGCAGTCGTCGGACTCGCAATCGGCAAGCTCGGATACGACGTCCGGACGCTTCAACTCGCTCGGAACCCCCAACGCAGGAGCTGGTTCGCGAAACTGTACGGGAGTCAGAAATCAGAGATTTCCCCCGAGCCGGTCACCATGCCGGACAGTTCTCCCAAGGCGCGGTTCTCCATGAGCCGGTCGACTGCTTTGATCGACGCACTCGGTTCGGGTGTTCGGTACGTGTTCTGGAACGGCGAAGTGACAGCTGTCCTCGGATTGCTCGTGGCCCTCGGAATCATCGCCGAAAGTTCCGGAATTCTTCTTTCTGTCGGGGCATTAGCGATTCTGCTGGGTAGCGTTCGGTCTCTGACGAGGTATCTACGGTACGGTACGCTCGAGTACCGCTGTTACACCGACCAGCTGGTGGTATTCGATCGCCTTCTCGGCGAACCCCAGTCGAAGGTCGCCGTCGGTGATGTCGCCGGCGTAACCGTAACCCAAGACCGAGTTGACGAACGTCTGAGTACCGAGACCCTTGATTTCGAGGTGACGAATCCGCCCGAAGTTCCGGAAATACAGATGCTCGCGCCGCCACCCGAGGAGGTGAAAACGAGCGATATTGCGAACCAGAGTGTTCCGTTGACAGTTCGCCACCTATCGAACGCCGGGGCAGTTCTCGAATGTCTCGGCCTCTCGGAAACACGGGGGCAGCAGTCTACCAACTGA
- a CDS encoding PQQ-binding-like beta-propeller repeat protein: protein MSAFFAGASTGCLGLLGPSSERVRWRRGISGRPHLADGTLYAMDRLRLHALSPTDGETRWKTGWDAEAFEADAERDGSLCLSTGLAAEGERVYVAGCDGVRALYRSDGNREWFVETSLRPAQCRRGSDRLIVFRMYMGILRVFESEPTS, encoded by the coding sequence ATGAGTGCATTCTTCGCGGGGGCCAGTACGGGATGTCTCGGCCTGCTCGGCCCGTCCTCGGAACGGGTTCGCTGGCGACGAGGCATCAGCGGTCGACCTCACCTCGCCGACGGGACGTTGTACGCGATGGATCGGCTGCGACTCCACGCGCTCTCACCGACGGATGGGGAGACCCGGTGGAAGACCGGCTGGGACGCCGAGGCGTTCGAGGCGGACGCCGAGCGCGACGGCAGCTTGTGTCTCTCGACGGGACTCGCCGCCGAAGGCGAACGCGTGTACGTCGCGGGCTGTGATGGTGTCCGGGCCCTGTACCGGTCTGACGGTAACCGCGAGTGGTTCGTCGAGACGTCGCTTCGGCCTGCTCAGTGTCGACGCGGGAGTGACCGATTAATCGTATTCCGGATGTACATGGGCATACTTCGAGTGTTCGAATCGGAGCCGACATCTTGA
- a CDS encoding ABC transporter permease produces the protein MSRESRYLPVARRDLAEARRSRLFWGAFGLLFLLVVPSFWSMVTGLHAVENAAPAAVRAVGRIPGYLSTYLFLLVAALGYAAVASERESGGVRLLLSLSATRRDVLAGKLLARSVLLALVVGALLMLLGGLVAFGRGSLPVAGFGAVSVWVVVYALCWTAFATGLSAAFASQYRALAAVAGTYIVLAWNAPVWKAVLEPGLRAALPPDLHGYVPALNPTISLGFVAEWLLAALTPATSETGLGPTMISAGVVLFVAIVGPLVGYRLFQGADLG, from the coding sequence ATGAGTCGAGAAAGTCGGTACCTCCCCGTCGCCCGGCGCGACCTCGCCGAGGCACGCCGAAGTCGGCTGTTCTGGGGCGCGTTCGGCCTCCTCTTCCTCCTAGTCGTTCCCTCGTTCTGGTCGATGGTGACGGGGCTCCACGCCGTCGAGAACGCGGCCCCGGCAGCCGTCAGGGCAGTCGGTCGTATTCCCGGCTATCTCTCGACATATCTGTTCCTCCTAGTGGCGGCGCTGGGGTACGCCGCGGTGGCGAGCGAACGCGAATCGGGGGGCGTCCGCCTGCTGTTGAGCCTCTCGGCCACACGCCGGGACGTGTTGGCTGGGAAGCTCCTCGCCCGCAGCGTCCTGTTGGCCCTGGTGGTCGGAGCCCTGTTAATGCTCCTCGGTGGCCTCGTCGCGTTCGGCCGCGGAAGCCTCCCGGTCGCCGGGTTCGGTGCCGTCTCCGTCTGGGTCGTCGTTTACGCGCTCTGTTGGACGGCGTTCGCGACCGGTTTGTCGGCCGCGTTCGCCTCACAGTACCGCGCGCTGGCCGCCGTCGCCGGCACCTACATCGTACTGGCGTGGAACGCTCCGGTCTGGAAGGCCGTGCTGGAGCCCGGACTGCGGGCCGCCCTCCCGCCCGACCTACACGGGTACGTCCCCGCGCTCAATCCCACGATCTCGCTGGGGTTCGTCGCCGAATGGCTGTTGGCCGCCCTAACGCCGGCGACGAGTGAGACCGGACTCGGGCCCACTATGATCTCCGCTGGGGTCGTCCTGTTCGTAGCCATAGTCGGCCCGTTGGTCGGGTATCGACTGTTCCAGGGTGCCGACCTTGGCTAA
- a CDS encoding ABC transporter ATP-binding protein, which produces MTRFDSGETPRLEVDSLTKRYGEVTAVDGLSFQVGPGEVFGFLGPNGAGKSTTIDILLDFVRPTSGSVRVCGHDPETAPRAVRRRVGVLPEATGYYERASAREHLRFAAEMKDADPTPERKLERVGLGDAVDRPVGGFSKGMRQRLGLAMALVGRPDLLVLDEPLAGLDPAGARRVRTLVREERDRGAAVLLSSHITEQIETLCDRVGILSEGEFVVVDTVTRLRERLDTDRSVVLTLAERPPEVELEGLTGVTSVDEREAGVRVTCRDPEATGSVVARLDAADATLLDVDGRGGSLEQLFLTLTDDERETTGRPVMAQEAVE; this is translated from the coding sequence ATGACGCGATTCGACTCGGGCGAGACGCCTCGTCTCGAGGTGGACTCGCTCACCAAACGCTACGGTGAGGTGACCGCCGTCGACGGACTGAGCTTCCAGGTCGGCCCGGGGGAGGTGTTCGGGTTCCTCGGGCCGAACGGGGCCGGCAAGTCGACCACCATCGACATTCTGCTGGACTTCGTCCGGCCGACCAGCGGGTCGGTTCGCGTCTGCGGCCACGACCCAGAGACCGCCCCTCGTGCGGTGCGCCGACGGGTCGGGGTGCTGCCGGAGGCGACCGGCTACTATGAGCGGGCGAGTGCCCGCGAACACCTCCGGTTCGCGGCCGAGATGAAGGACGCCGACCCCACGCCCGAGCGGAAGCTCGAACGGGTCGGACTCGGCGACGCGGTCGACCGACCCGTCGGTGGGTTCTCGAAGGGGATGCGCCAGCGTCTCGGGCTGGCGATGGCACTGGTCGGCCGACCCGACCTCCTTGTACTCGATGAACCGCTCGCGGGACTCGACCCCGCGGGTGCTCGTCGCGTCCGGACGCTGGTGCGTGAGGAGCGCGACCGGGGGGCGGCCGTACTGCTCTCGAGTCACATCACCGAGCAGATCGAGACCCTCTGTGACCGGGTGGGCATTCTGTCCGAGGGCGAATTCGTCGTCGTCGACACCGTCACCCGCCTCCGGGAGCGGCTGGACACCGACCGTTCGGTCGTCCTGACGCTCGCCGAGCGGCCGCCGGAGGTGGAGCTAGAGGGACTCACCGGCGTCACCAGCGTCGACGAGCGTGAGGCCGGCGTCCGGGTGACCTGCCGTGACCCTGAGGCCACCGGGTCGGTCGTCGCGCGGCTGGACGCTGCTGACGCGACCCTCCTCGACGTCGATGGGCGCGGCGGGTCGCTGGAGCAACTGTTCCTGACGCTGACCGATGACGAGCGGGAGACCACGGGGAGACCAGTGATGGCCCAGGAGGCGGTCGAATGA
- a CDS encoding sensor domain-containing protein — translation MSTNTTRSTIRATDAFQRVMGAPFRGQTYRNLLYLALALPLGLGYFVGLVTGVALGVGLLITLVGLPILLVTLSTTTLAASLEAWLATRLVGVEASVPAVLRESTLEQGLVLPGDGFLDAVRRLLTAPSTWTSVVLVLSKFVFGIVSFVALVTSAAVTATLIAAPFVYEDATVSLGLVSEAGVGAYSVGPWVIDTLPEALVVAAGGLVLGVLALNLLNLLTRVQARYTAALLRVDAGGTA, via the coding sequence ATGTCAACGAACACGACGCGGTCGACGATCCGAGCGACCGATGCCTTCCAGCGCGTCATGGGGGCTCCGTTCCGCGGCCAGACGTATCGCAATCTGTTGTATCTCGCCCTGGCGTTACCGCTCGGTCTCGGCTACTTCGTCGGACTGGTGACGGGGGTGGCGCTCGGGGTCGGCCTCCTGATCACGCTGGTCGGCCTCCCTATCCTGCTCGTGACGCTAAGCACGACGACGCTCGCGGCCAGTCTCGAGGCGTGGCTCGCGACCAGGCTGGTCGGCGTTGAGGCGTCGGTGCCGGCCGTCCTCCGCGAGAGCACGCTTGAGCAGGGGCTCGTCCTCCCCGGTGACGGGTTCCTCGACGCCGTCCGGCGACTCCTGACCGCTCCCTCGACGTGGACGAGCGTGGTGCTCGTGCTGTCGAAGTTCGTGTTCGGCATCGTCTCGTTCGTCGCGCTGGTGACGAGTGCTGCGGTCACGGCCACGCTGATCGCAGCGCCGTTCGTCTACGAGGACGCGACCGTGAGTCTCGGGCTGGTGAGCGAGGCCGGCGTCGGTGCCTACAGCGTCGGCCCGTGGGTAATCGACACGCTCCCCGAGGCGCTGGTCGTCGCGGCCGGTGGCCTCGTCCTCGGCGTGCTGGCGTTGAACCTGCTGAACCTGCTGACACGGGTGCAGGCCCGCTACACCGCTGCCCTGCTGCGTGTCGACGCCGGGGGGACCGCGTGA
- a CDS encoding geranylgeranylglycerol-phosphate geranylgeranyltransferase — translation MERARGLLELTRPGNAVSAGLLTAIGAVVAGAGSTSGLVLDAGPTVRAAAAVLATVLAVGAGNAINDYFDRDIDRVNKPDRPIPRGAVSPRGALVFSLALFTAAVALALVLPLVAVAIAVVNLLALVAYTELFKGLPGVGNALVAYLGGSTFLFGGTAVGGPLDAVFVLFVLAALATFAREVVKDVEDVAGDREEGLATLPIAYGEGTALRVAAVALALAVLASPAPYLLAGFGVAYLLAVTVADAVMVAAAYRSFGDATTGQTWLKYGQLLAAGAFVVGRLA, via the coding sequence ATGGAGCGTGCCCGCGGCCTGCTCGAACTCACGCGGCCGGGCAACGCCGTCTCCGCCGGCCTGCTGACGGCCATCGGGGCCGTCGTCGCCGGCGCGGGTTCCACGTCGGGACTGGTGCTCGACGCGGGCCCGACGGTTCGAGCGGCGGCGGCCGTCCTCGCTACCGTCCTCGCGGTGGGCGCGGGCAACGCCATCAACGACTACTTCGACCGGGACATCGACCGGGTGAACAAGCCCGACCGGCCCATCCCGCGGGGCGCGGTGTCGCCGCGCGGCGCCCTCGTCTTCTCGCTTGCGCTGTTCACCGCAGCCGTGGCGCTGGCGCTCGTCCTGCCGCTCGTGGCCGTCGCCATCGCGGTGGTGAACCTCCTCGCGCTCGTCGCGTACACGGAGCTGTTCAAGGGATTACCGGGGGTGGGCAACGCGCTCGTCGCCTACCTCGGCGGCTCGACGTTCCTGTTCGGCGGGACGGCCGTCGGCGGGCCGCTCGACGCCGTGTTCGTGCTCTTCGTCCTCGCGGCGCTGGCGACGTTCGCCCGCGAGGTGGTGAAGGACGTCGAGGACGTCGCCGGCGACCGCGAGGAGGGACTCGCGACGCTGCCCATCGCCTACGGGGAGGGGACCGCGCTCCGAGTCGCGGCCGTCGCGCTCGCGCTCGCCGTTCTCGCCAGCCCGGCGCCGTACCTGCTCGCCGGGTTCGGCGTCGCGTACCTGCTCGCGGTTACGGTCGCGGACGCGGTGATGGTGGCCGCCGCCTACCGGAGCTTCGGGGACGCGACGACCGGCCAGACGTGGCTGAAGTACGGACAGCTGCTCGCGGCGGGCGCGTTCGTCGTGGGTCGGCTGGCGTGA
- a CDS encoding RAD55 family ATPase, which produces MYDLGGPLDGSEVAPGTNLLLSGPPLSGKTAVGYELLEAGARRGEGALVVSNKHSAERVRAEHPDLFEYDVPVGIVDCVTKHQGQGTIADTDLVQYASSPEDMTGIGIKFSELLEQFYSRQGVTRNRALFVSVSTLLMYSDLQTVFRFLHVFTSRIENADALGLFVIQSEAHDAQTMNTLSQLFDGVIETDEEGELTANLP; this is translated from the coding sequence ATGTATGACCTCGGGGGTCCCCTCGACGGGAGCGAGGTCGCGCCCGGGACGAACCTCCTCCTGTCCGGCCCGCCGCTGAGCGGCAAGACGGCCGTCGGCTACGAGCTGCTGGAGGCCGGCGCCCGCCGCGGCGAGGGCGCGCTCGTCGTCTCGAACAAACACAGCGCCGAGCGCGTCCGGGCCGAACACCCGGACCTCTTCGAGTACGACGTCCCCGTCGGCATCGTCGACTGCGTGACGAAACACCAGGGTCAGGGGACCATCGCCGACACCGACCTCGTCCAGTACGCCTCCTCGCCGGAGGACATGACGGGCATCGGTATCAAGTTCTCCGAACTGCTCGAACAGTTCTACAGCCGGCAGGGCGTAACGCGCAACCGCGCGCTGTTCGTCTCCGTCTCCACGCTGTTGATGTACTCCGACCTCCAGACGGTGTTCCGCTTCCTCCACGTGTTCACCTCCCGCATCGAGAACGCCGACGCGCTCGGGCTGTTCGTCATCCAGTCGGAGGCCCACGACGCCCAGACGATGAACACGCTCTCACAGCTGTTCGACGGCGTCATCGAGACGGACGAGGAGGGCGAGTTGACGGCGAACCTGCCGTAG
- a CDS encoding CoA-binding protein encodes MPVTDDETLRELLDAETVAVVGCSATPGKAAHGVPKYLQEHGYRIVPVNPTTDEVLGERAYDSLSAVEEDIDIVDVFRPSAEVPGIVDEVLARDDVETVWLQLNIRDDAAGERVEDSGRAFVQDKCIKVEHGRLVA; translated from the coding sequence ATGCCCGTCACCGACGACGAGACGCTGCGCGAGCTACTCGACGCCGAGACCGTCGCCGTCGTGGGCTGTTCCGCCACCCCCGGCAAGGCGGCCCACGGCGTCCCGAAGTACCTGCAGGAGCACGGCTACCGCATCGTCCCGGTCAACCCCACGACCGACGAGGTGCTCGGCGAGCGCGCCTACGACTCGCTGTCGGCGGTCGAGGAGGACATCGACATCGTGGACGTGTTCCGCCCGAGCGCCGAGGTTCCCGGCATCGTCGACGAGGTGCTCGCGCGCGACGACGTCGAGACGGTGTGGCTCCAACTGAACATCCGCGACGACGCGGCCGGCGAGCGCGTCGAGGACTCGGGGCGCGCCTTCGTCCAGGACAAGTGCATCAAGGTCGAACACGGCCGCCTCGTCGCCTGA
- the meaB gene encoding methylmalonyl Co-A mutase-associated GTPase MeaB, with translation MSGAEAETDRLIEELLAGKHRALARVISKIEDRAPGYRDLVSALHEHTGDATVVGITGSPGAGKSTLVDKMAETYRRRGETVGVIAIDPSSPFTGGAVLGDRIRMASNVGDMDVFFRSMSARGTLGGLSTATTDAVKALDAFGKDRIIIETVGAGQNEVDIVGTADTVAVLVPPSSGDDVQMLKAGILEIADVFVVNKADMEGADRTVQELKEMVHMRDASPLAGTAGHHGMDESALSDDEEDDDGERDGWEPPVVETVAKTGDGVEGFLDTLVDHRAWLESSGELESRRRERTEEEIRRLLRAEAADLVREEVDARGGLDAYVDAVLDRETDPYAVAAEVTAPIRDCVGDARE, from the coding sequence ATGAGCGGCGCGGAGGCCGAGACCGACCGGCTCATCGAGGAGCTCCTCGCGGGGAAACACCGGGCGCTCGCGCGCGTCATCTCGAAGATAGAGGACCGCGCGCCGGGCTACCGCGACCTCGTGAGCGCGCTCCACGAACACACGGGCGACGCCACCGTCGTCGGCATCACCGGGTCGCCCGGCGCGGGCAAATCGACGCTCGTGGACAAGATGGCCGAGACCTATCGACGGCGGGGCGAGACGGTCGGCGTCATCGCCATCGACCCCTCCTCGCCCTTCACCGGCGGGGCCGTCCTCGGGGACCGCATCCGGATGGCCTCGAACGTCGGCGACATGGACGTGTTCTTCCGGTCGATGTCCGCGCGCGGCACGCTCGGCGGCCTCTCGACGGCGACGACGGACGCGGTGAAGGCGCTCGACGCGTTCGGGAAGGACCGCATCATCATCGAGACGGTCGGCGCGGGGCAGAACGAGGTGGACATCGTCGGCACCGCCGACACGGTGGCCGTCCTCGTCCCGCCCTCGTCGGGCGACGACGTGCAGATGCTGAAGGCCGGCATCCTCGAAATCGCGGACGTGTTCGTCGTCAACAAGGCCGACATGGAGGGCGCGGACCGCACGGTGCAGGAACTGAAGGAGATGGTTCACATGCGCGACGCCTCGCCGCTGGCGGGGACCGCGGGCCACCACGGGATGGACGAGTCGGCGTTGTCCGACGACGAGGAGGACGACGACGGGGAACGCGACGGGTGGGAGCCGCCCGTGGTCGAGACGGTCGCCAAGACCGGCGACGGGGTCGAGGGGTTCCTCGACACGCTGGTGGACCACCGGGCGTGGCTGGAGTCCTCCGGCGAACTCGAATCGCGGCGGCGCGAGCGCACGGAGGAGGAGATACGCCGGCTGTTGCGCGCGGAGGCCGCCGACCTCGTCCGCGAGGAGGTTGACGCGCGGGGGGGACTGGACGCCTACGTGGACGCGGTGCTCGACCGCGAGACGGACCCCTACGCGGTGGCCGCGGAGGTCACGGCGCCGATACGCGACTGCGTCGGCGACGCGCGGGAGTAG
- a CDS encoding cobalamin B12-binding domain-containing protein, translating to MSTQDHEERTIRCLVAKVGLDGHDRGAHVIARAFRDAGFEVIYSGLHKSPDEIVQAAVQEDVDVLGISILSGAHNTLVPKIVAGLEEYDAFEDTLIIVGGIVPEDDRPGLREAGVDAIFGPGASMAETIDFIRENVPER from the coding sequence ATGAGCACGCAGGACCACGAGGAGCGAACCATCCGCTGTCTCGTCGCGAAGGTCGGCCTCGACGGCCACGACCGCGGCGCGCACGTCATCGCGCGCGCCTTCCGCGACGCCGGCTTCGAGGTCATCTACTCCGGGCTCCACAAGTCGCCCGACGAGATCGTCCAGGCGGCGGTCCAGGAGGACGTGGACGTGCTGGGCATCTCCATCCTCTCGGGAGCACACAACACGCTGGTCCCGAAGATCGTCGCGGGGCTGGAAGAGTACGACGCGTTCGAGGACACCCTGATAATCGTCGGCGGCATCGTCCCGGAGGACGACCGCCCCGGCCTCCGGGAGGCGGGGGTCGACGCCATCTTCGGTCCCGGCGCGTCGATGGCCGAGACCATCGACTTCATCCGCGAGAACGTCCCCGAGCGATGA
- a CDS encoding DUF420 domain-containing protein, with amino-acid sequence MATADAAVVKQHPRATVAVLTAVGYALVVGTLYVGLPIYPTIDLPTVNLLSHAIAAVNTVTVVCLLAGWREIRRGNVRRHRALMLASFALILVFLVMYLLKTGGGGRKDFVGPTLPYYGYLAMLGIHIVLSILSVPLVLYNVVVGLTHTTEEMTRTAHKRVGRVAVAVWAVSLTLGVLAYVLLNHVYAFEFVPA; translated from the coding sequence ATGGCAACTGCGGACGCCGCCGTCGTGAAACAGCACCCGCGGGCGACCGTCGCCGTCCTCACCGCCGTCGGCTACGCGCTCGTCGTCGGCACCCTGTACGTCGGCCTCCCCATCTACCCGACCATCGACCTCCCGACCGTGAACCTCCTGTCGCACGCCATCGCGGCGGTGAACACCGTCACGGTCGTCTGTCTGCTCGCCGGCTGGCGCGAGATACGCCGCGGGAACGTCCGCCGACACCGCGCGCTCATGCTCGCGTCGTTCGCGCTCATCCTCGTCTTCCTCGTGATGTACCTCCTGAAGACGGGCGGCGGCGGCCGGAAGGACTTCGTCGGCCCGACGCTGCCGTACTACGGCTACCTCGCGATGCTCGGCATCCATATCGTGCTCTCCATCCTCTCGGTGCCGCTCGTCCTCTACAACGTCGTCGTCGGCCTGACCCACACGACGGAGGAGATGACGCGGACCGCCCACAAGCGCGTTGGCCGGGTCGCCGTCGCCGTCTGGGCCGTCTCGCTCACCCTCGGCGTGCTCGCGTACGTCCTCCTGAACCACGTGTACGCCTTCGAGTTCGTGCCCGCGTGA
- a CDS encoding S1C family serine protease, whose product MTELDTRTLYRDTVPSVVSVYVAADAAGRGRASGSGFVYDDGHVLTNDHVVGRAAEAELRFADGSWRVGRVVGSDPYTDLAVLAVDDLPPDARPLPLAESPPEPGTPVAAFGNPMGLDGSVSTGIVSGANRSMPTGNGFTIPDTVQTDAAINPGNSGGPLVDSSGRVVGVNRAKGGDNIGFAVSAAVVARVVPALLDGGGYAHPYLRVRTLDVSPSVARANGLDATRGVLVVDVAEGPAEGVLVASHTTRRVGGAEVPVGGDVILAVDGAPTDSHEALLRHLLLDAEPGQAVELRLLRDGVEATERVTLATRPAPERRGRRGRRGRRGRRDPPEAESGVDIPVR is encoded by the coding sequence ATGACAGAACTCGACACTCGAACCCTGTACCGCGACACCGTCCCCTCGGTGGTGTCGGTGTACGTGGCCGCCGACGCCGCCGGCCGCGGCCGCGCCTCCGGCTCCGGCTTCGTCTACGACGACGGGCACGTCCTCACGAACGACCACGTCGTCGGCCGCGCCGCGGAGGCGGAACTCCGCTTCGCCGACGGCTCGTGGCGCGTCGGCCGCGTCGTCGGGAGCGACCCGTACACCGACCTCGCCGTCCTCGCCGTGGACGACCTGCCCCCCGACGCCCGTCCGCTCCCGCTCGCCGAGTCGCCCCCCGAACCCGGCACCCCCGTCGCCGCGTTCGGCAACCCGATGGGGCTCGACGGCTCCGTCTCCACGGGCATCGTCTCGGGGGCGAACCGCTCGATGCCGACTGGGAACGGCTTCACCATCCCCGACACGGTCCAGACGGACGCGGCCATCAACCCCGGCAACTCCGGGGGACCGCTCGTCGACTCGTCCGGCCGCGTCGTCGGCGTGAACCGCGCGAAGGGCGGCGACAACATCGGCTTCGCCGTCTCCGCGGCCGTCGTCGCCCGCGTCGTCCCCGCCCTGCTCGACGGCGGCGGCTACGCCCACCCGTACCTCCGGGTGCGGACGCTCGACGTGTCGCCCTCCGTCGCCCGCGCCAACGGCCTCGACGCGACGCGCGGCGTCCTCGTCGTCGACGTCGCCGAGGGGCCCGCGGAGGGCGTCCTCGTCGCCTCGCACACGACCCGGCGCGTCGGCGGCGCGGAGGTCCCCGTCGGCGGCGACGTCATCCTCGCCGTGGACGGCGCGCCGACGGACTCCCACGAGGCCCTGCTGAGACATCTCCTGCTCGACGCCGAACCCGGACAGGCCGTCGAGCTCCGCCTCCTCCGCGACGGCGTCGAGGCGACCGAACGCGTGACGCTCGCCACCCGGCCCGCGCCCGAGCGCCGCGGCCGACGGGGGCGGCGGGGTCGCCGCGGCCGCCGCGACCCGCCCGAGGCCGAGTCGGGCGTCGATATCCCCGTCCGCTAG